TTTGGCGTCAAAGAACTGATGGAAGGCATCGCAAGCTTTGGGCCGCAACCGCAAGTTCAAACCGCCAGCCCACGCGAAATACTGCCCGAAGAAACCAAAGTGTCCGGATTTGTTTTTAAAGTGCAGGCCAATATGGACCCCAAGCACCGCGACCGGGTGGCCTTTGTCCGGATGGCATCAGGACATTTTAAACGCGGCATGAAGCTAACCCATGTGCGTACAAAAAAACCAATGGCCATTTCCAACCCTGTGCTGTTTCTTGCCTCGGACCGCGAATTGGCGGAAGAGGCTTGGGCCGGCGATATCATCGGCATTCCCAACCATGGGCAATTGCGCATCGGCGATACCCTGACCGAAGGCGAAGCCCTGCGGGTTTCGGGCATCCCCTCTTTTGCACCTGAATTGCTTCAAAGCTGCCGTGCAGGGGATCCGATGAAAGCAAAGCATCTGGAAAAAGCCTTGATGCAATTTGCCGAGGAAGGTGCGGCAAAAGTTTTTAAGCCCAGCTTCGGCTCCGGATTTATTGTTGGGGTTGTGGGCGCACTGCAATTCGAAGTTTTGGCCAGCCGCATTGAGTTAGAATATGGTCTGCCAGTACGTTTTGAAACCAGCCAGTTTACCTCTGCTCGCTGGGTGAACGGTGAAAAACTTGCTGTTGATAAATTTTCCACGGCAAATAAGCAACATATCGCAACAGACCATGATGGCGATCCGGTTTACCTTACGCGCTTGCAGTGGGATATTGACCGCATAGAGCGTGATTTTCCGGATATTGAGCTCTCCGCAACCAAAGAGATGATGGTTTAAAGGCCCTTTATATCAACGGATCACCTCAGCTCTTCCGCTTTGGAACCTATTAGCAGGCTTTTCGGTTCCGCTTTTTACTTCAGAAAACAGCAAAATGGTGCAGGCAGGCGCATTCTTGGCTACTTTTTTGAAAATATACCTTTTGAAGCAGCCTGCAAACACCCCAGTTTGACCACTGGCATTGACCTGAAGCACTCTTTTCGAGTAGGAAGAGCGCGTTGTCTCTATCAGCAATCAATTGCGGGGCCATACGGGCCTGAGGCAACTAGGATGGAACGGGCCCGATGCGTCCGTTAGACACGGATACAGATGGCTAAATTTTCAGACCTGAACTTGAATGCAAAGATTCTAAAAGCAATTGACGAGGCCGGATATGAAACGCCGACCCCGATCCAAGATGGCGCAATACCAGCGGCGCTAGAAGGCAAAGACGTACTGGGCATTGCGCAGACCGGCACCGGAAAAACCGCAAGCTTTACGCTGCCGATGATCCATCTTTTGGCCCGAGGCCGCGCGCGAGCACGGATGCCACGCTCTTTGGTTTTATGCCCCACCCGCGAACTGGCCGCACAAGTGGCCGAGAATTTTGACACCTACAGCAAACACCTAAAGCTGACCAAAGCTTTGCTCATCGGCGGGGTTAGCTTTAAAGAGCAAGACATTCTCATCGACAAAGGTGTAGATGTTCTGATTGCAACGCCCGGACGGTTACTGGACCACTTTGAACGTGGAAAATTGCTGCTAACGGGCGTTCAGGTCATGGTGGTAGATGAAGCAGACCGGATGCTTGATATGGGTTTCATCCCAGATATCGAGCGTATTTTCGGACTGACCCCGTTTACCCGCCAAACGCTTTTCTTTAGCGCCACAATGGCGCCTGAAATCGAGCGTATCACAAATACCTTTCTGTCTGCGCCAACGCGGGTAGAAGTGGCGCGGCAAGCCACCGCCTCAGAAACCATCGAACAAGCGGTGGTGATGTTTAAAGCTTCGCGCCGCGAGCGTGAAGGCAGCGAAAAAAGGGCTGTTTTACGGGCCCTGATTGAGAGTGAAGGCCCCAAATGCACCAACGCGATTGTATTTTGCAATCGCAAAACAGATGTGGATATCTGCGCCAAATCGCTTAAAAAATACGGCTATGATGCAGAGCCAATCCATGGTGATCTTGATCAGAGCCAGCGCACTAGAACACTTGACGGCTTTCGCGAAGGCAATATACGAATTCTGGTTGCTTCAGATGTGGCTGCACGCGGTCTTGATGTGCCATCGGTGAGCCATGTGTTTAATTTTGATGTACCCAGTCACGCCGAGGACTATGTCCATAGGATCGGCCGAACGGGCCGGGCGGGGCGTGATGGTAAAGCCATGATGATCTGCGCGAAGCGCGACGAGAAAAACTTTGATGCTATCGAGAAGCTCATTCAAAAAGAAATACCGCGGATAGAAAACCCTAATGCTCAGCCTGATGGGGCGCAAACGCATTCCAAACCCCGCCGGTCTAAGGCAGACTCTGAGGCTGAAAAGCCAAAAAGAACGTCCGAAAAAGCAGTTCCGCAAAATGAGACCACCGAAAAGGCTCCAGTGGAGACAAAAGACCGCAACCGCAGCCGTAGAAACCAGTCCCATTCAGCCCTAGGAATGGGCGATCACATGCCAAGCTTTATCGCATTGAGCTTTGAAGAGCGGCGGACAAATTAATTTTATGCCACCGGCGCATTCCTTTAGGCCTAGTACATCAATAGCGTGTTCGCTTACATCAATCGACTGACGATCACTGTTACTTCGGGTTTTTTACCAATTTCCGCAAAACATGTTTGCCGCGCTATGCGCTTCATTTCTTTTTCCAACGCCTCATCATCTGCTTTGGTTTTTCTACCCGCACGGCCAAGATACTGACTAATGTCTTCTTCCAGTGCATCAACCAAAGGCGCTGCAGATACCCCTATTTCCGCCAGCCCACTGATCTCTGCCCATGGCTCTCCTAGCATTTCATAGTCTTCATCCAAGATAACATTGACCACAACATGACCGTTTAATGCCATTCGAATGCGATTTCGCACCACACCGTCAAGCGCGCCAACCTGAACCGAACCGTCCAAATAGGATCGTCCAGTTTCAATATACTCGGCAACCTTTGGGGCGTTGCCCGATAAATCAAGCATCATTCCATTGACGCAGATAACCGAACTGATGCCACTTTGCTTTGCGAGTTTACTGTGCTCGCGCAAATGGCGATGCTCTCCATGCATTGGAATAATCATCTGCGGCTGCACAAGAGAATGGATTTTCTGCAAATCTGGCCGGTTGGCATGACCTGAGACATGATAAAGACCGGAATCATCATCAACCACATCAACGCCCATTTCAGAAAACTGGTTGATTATCCGGATAACGCCGCGCTCGTTGCCGGGAATTGTTTTGGACGAAAAAAGGAAAAGATCGCCTTCTTTAAGCTTGATGCCCTGAAATTTTCCATTGGCAAGCTGGGCACTAGCCGCACGGCGTTCGCCCTGACTGCCGGTGACCAAAAGCATTAGGTCCTGGCGGGGGATCTGCTGTGCATCTTCACTGCTGACAACCGTTGGAAAATCCGTAAGAACCCCGGTTTCAAGGGCCGCTTCTATCATACGGCGCATGGCCCGCCCCATTAGGCAGATCGAGCGGCCAGCGCGCACGCCCGCGTCGGCAAGGGTTTTAACCCGCGCAACATTGCTGGCAAAGGTTGTCGCAACCACCATGTTTGGCGCGTTTGAGATCAGCTCTTCGATGTCTTGGGCCAGACTGGCCTCGGATCGGCCTTCATGGGTTGAGAATACATTTGTACTATCGCAAATAAGCGCTTTCACACCGCTCTTTGCAACCTCGCCCCACAGCTCTGCATCAAATGGCTCGCCCACCACAGGTGTTTCATCAAGCTTAAAATCCCCGCTGTGGATCAACCTGCCTTCGGGCGTGTCAATCACCAAAGCACTGCTTTCGGGGATCGAATGGGATATGGGCAAAAATCCCACCTCAAACGGTCCCGCTTGAATGGTGTCAGGCCATTTTGTTGCGGTCGTAATGGCTTTTTCGGAATGTCCAAACTCGTCCATTTTCCGCCGCGCTATATTGGCGGTAAACGCACGCGCATAGACCGGCGCACCCAGATCGTTCCAAAGATGACCGAGCGCCCCAACATGGTCTTCATGGGCATGGGTGATAAATATCGCTTCAATCTGGTTGCGGCGTTCTTTTAACCACGTAATATCGGGTAAAATCAAATCAACACCGGGGGTGCCATCCATATCTGGAAAGGTCACTCCGAGGTCAACGACAATAAGCCGCTCTTGGCCAGCAGGCCCATATCCGTAAACATAGGCATTCATGCCAATTTCGCCGGCTCCGCCAAGCGGCAGATAAATCAGACGATCACTGCTCATATATATATTTATCCTTTGTTATATTTGTGGATCACTGTCAGCCCATAGCTGGTCAGGTCATCCTCAATGAAATCAAACAAACCACTAACCTGTGCAAAAAGCGGTGCCAGCCCGCCCGTTCCAATCACAACCAATGGTTTTCCATATTCATCTCTGATACGGTTAACCAACCCTTGGATTAGGCCGGTGTAGCCCCAGAAAACACCCGACTGGATACAGGCGATGGTATTGGTACCGATCACTTTTTCAGGCTGGGTAATATCCACATGCGGCAAAGCAGCTGTGCCAAGATGCAATGCCTCAAGACTTAAGTTCACACCGGGGGCAATAATACCGCCTATATAAGCGCCATCTTCCGCCACCATATCAAAATTGGTCGCGGTGCCAAAATCGACAACCACACAATTTCCACCGTGGCGATCAAAGGCGCCAGCAACATTGGCCAAGCGATCCGGACCTATTTTTGTGCCCGGATCAACGCGCGGTGCCACTGGCAATTTGCACTCTGGCTTGCCCACCACCAAAGGTCTGCAATTAAAATAACGGTCGCATAGAACCCTTAGATTAAAAACGACTTTGGGAACCGATGAGGCCACAACCACTTCGGATATATCTGCGTCTAGGTTTTGAGCCTTCATCAACGTTGTTAGCCAGACAAAATATTGATCTGCAGTACGCTGATGCTCTGTGACAGTGCGCCAAGTGGCAATAAACTTATCCCCATCCCAGATTGAAAAAATGGTATTGGTGTTGCCGCAATCAATGGTCAGTAACATCTTTTTTCCCTTAAAAGAACACATCGGCTGCCGCAATGGCCTGTTTGCCCTCAGCGGTGTTTAGGATCAAATGCCCTGTATCGTCGATGGTGTCAAATATTCCGCTGACTTCGGCCTGACCGCTGCGGGCTGTAATCACCTCGCCCAAACGGGCAGCGCGGGCAAGCCATGCGCGGCGAATAGAATCAAAACCAAAGGTGGAAAACTGCTCTTCGCAGGCAGCGTATGACGCAGCTAGAAACTCTAAAAATTCTTCTGCTGTCACAGTGGTGCCTGTCGCGCCCTGCAGCGAGACGGGCGGCACAGAACCCGTGGCAAGCTCGGATAGAGGCGGCGCCTCGACAAGGTTGACCCCTATCCCGATCGCCAAGGCCGAACGGCCCGCGGAAAGTGGTACAGTTTCAAGCAATATACCGGCCAGCTTGGCGCCATTGAGCAGCACATCATTGGGCCACTTTAGTGAAAAGGCCTCGGCCCGGCCTGTGAGTGTGACCAAAGCGTCAAATAATGCGACAGCCGCTACAAATGAGCGTAAAACACGGGTTTGGAGCGGATCAGTTGGAAATAAAACAAGCGTCGCCGCAAAATTGCCCTGTGGGTCAGCCCATTGGCGGCCACCGCGGCCGCGGCCAGCGGTCTGTTTCAGTCCCAAAATCCACGTTGGTGATGATAAAGAGCCCGCAATGCGCGCAGCCTCTGCATTGGTGCTGTCTACCGTTTCCAGCACATGTTTGTTATATCCGTTTGGAAAACTAGCGGACAAGTGTTGCGGCTGCGGCTTCTGCAGCCCCTTCGATGCCAAACAAGTTTGCAATGCCGACCACCATGATCAAGGCAGATACAAATAAAACCGTTTGCAAAACCGGCGCTCTTGTCCGATCCAAATTATCATCCTGATCATCGCCAAAATACATATAAAAGACTATTCTAAGATAATAAAACGCCCCTATAACCGAGGCTATAACTCCGGCCAGCGCCAACCATGCAAGACCAGCATCATAAGCTGCTCTTAAAACATATAGCTTGCCGAAAAAGCCAACCATGGGTGGAACCCCGGCAAGGCTAAAGAGCAATACCAACATTGCAATGGCCCGCCCCGGATGTGCGCGTGACAACATATGCAGAGCGGAAATATTTGTCACCGGTTGGCCATCTTTTTCCATCAGCAAGATAAACGCAAAGGTTCCAATGCTCATGGTTACATAAATAGCCATATAAATAAGCAAGGCTTGAATGCCAAAAGCTGTACCTGCCGCCAGCCCCATCAAAGCATAGCCCATATGGGCAATGGATGAATAGGCCATCAGCCGCTTGATATTGGTTTGGCCAATCGCGGCGATAGAGCCCAGAAACATGGATAGCAAGGACAGCAACGCGATGATTTGTTGCCAATCAGCCGTGATGCCGCCAAAAGCATCATGCATAACCCGAGCGAAAAGCCCGACGGCCGCCACTTTTGGCGCTGTTGCAAAGAATGCGGTGATCGGCGTCGGCGCGCCCTCATAGACGTCCGGAGTCCACATGTGGAAAGGCACAGCCGACACTTTAAAGGCAAGCCCTGCACTAATCATAACCAAGCCGAGCAATAGACCAAGCGACGCATGATGATCCCCGGCCGCAGTAATAATACCAGAAAACAGGGTCGTGCCGGAATACCCATAGCACAGCGACGCACCATAAAGCAGCAACCCCGAAGACAGAGCCCCAAGAACAAAGTACTTAAGTCCGGCTTCAGTTGATTTCACGCTGTCACGGCGCAAGGATGCAATCACATAAAGCGATAGA
The nucleotide sequence above comes from Rhodobacteraceae bacterium Araon29. Encoded proteins:
- the nuoN gene encoding NADH-quinone oxidoreductase subunit NuoN produces the protein MIQADLNIILPEVILSLYAMLALVAAVYSGKDKLAPLLVWLTAGLFALLAFWIAGSTGPSQTAFGGMFVDDGFARFSKIIILISAAVVLVMSQDYMLRRNLLRFEYPLLIALAVVGMMMMVSAGDLMSLYMGLELQSLSLYVIASLRRDSVKSTEAGLKYFVLGALSSGLLLYGASLCYGYSGTTLFSGIITAAGDHHASLGLLLGLVMISAGLAFKVSAVPFHMWTPDVYEGAPTPITAFFATAPKVAAVGLFARVMHDAFGGITADWQQIIALLSLLSMFLGSIAAIGQTNIKRLMAYSSIAHMGYALMGLAAGTAFGIQALLIYMAIYVTMSIGTFAFILLMEKDGQPVTNISALHMLSRAHPGRAIAMLVLLFSLAGVPPMVGFFGKLYVLRAAYDAGLAWLALAGVIASVIGAFYYLRIVFYMYFGDDQDDNLDRTRAPVLQTVLFVSALIMVVGIANLFGIEGAAEAAAATLVR
- a CDS encoding peptide chain release factor 3 yields the protein MLDNSSNRPALPPEIARRRTFAIISHPDAGKTTLTEKFLLFGGAIQMAGQVRAKGESRRTRSDFMQMEKDRGISVSASAMSFDFKAYRFNLVDTPGHSDFSEDTYRTLTAVDAAVMVIDGAKGVESQTQKLFEVCRLRDLPILTFCNKMDRESREIFDIIDEIQENLAIDVTPASWPIGVGHDFMGCYDMLNDRLELMDRADRNKVADSIEINGLDDPKLAEHIPAHLLEKLIEEVEMARALLPELNPQALLEGTMTPIWFGSAINSFGVKELMEGIASFGPQPQVQTASPREILPEETKVSGFVFKVQANMDPKHRDRVAFVRMASGHFKRGMKLTHVRTKKPMAISNPVLFLASDRELAEEAWAGDIIGIPNHGQLRIGDTLTEGEALRVSGIPSFAPELLQSCRAGDPMKAKHLEKALMQFAEEGAAKVFKPSFGSGFIVGVVGALQFEVLASRIELEYGLPVRFETSQFTSARWVNGEKLAVDKFSTANKQHIATDHDGDPVYLTRLQWDIDRIERDFPDIELSATKEMMV
- a CDS encoding MBL fold metallo-hydrolase, yielding MSSDRLIYLPLGGAGEIGMNAYVYGYGPAGQERLIVVDLGVTFPDMDGTPGVDLILPDITWLKERRNQIEAIFITHAHEDHVGALGHLWNDLGAPVYARAFTANIARRKMDEFGHSEKAITTATKWPDTIQAGPFEVGFLPISHSIPESSALVIDTPEGRLIHSGDFKLDETPVVGEPFDAELWGEVAKSGVKALICDSTNVFSTHEGRSEASLAQDIEELISNAPNMVVATTFASNVARVKTLADAGVRAGRSICLMGRAMRRMIEAALETGVLTDFPTVVSSEDAQQIPRQDLMLLVTGSQGERRAASAQLANGKFQGIKLKEGDLFLFSSKTIPGNERGVIRIINQFSEMGVDVVDDDSGLYHVSGHANRPDLQKIHSLVQPQMIIPMHGEHRHLREHSKLAKQSGISSVICVNGMMLDLSGNAPKVAEYIETGRSYLDGSVQVGALDGVVRNRIRMALNGHVVVNVILDEDYEMLGEPWAEISGLAEIGVSAAPLVDALEEDISQYLGRAGRKTKADDEALEKEMKRIARQTCFAEIGKKPEVTVIVSRLM
- a CDS encoding biotin--[acetyl-CoA-carboxylase] ligase; this encodes MLETVDSTNAEAARIAGSLSSPTWILGLKQTAGRGRGGRQWADPQGNFAATLVLFPTDPLQTRVLRSFVAAVALFDALVTLTGRAEAFSLKWPNDVLLNGAKLAGILLETVPLSAGRSALAIGIGVNLVEAPPLSELATGSVPPVSLQGATGTTVTAEEFLEFLAASYAACEEQFSTFGFDSIRRAWLARAARLGEVITARSGQAEVSGIFDTIDDTGHLILNTAEGKQAIAAADVFF
- a CDS encoding type III pantothenate kinase, with translation MLLTIDCGNTNTIFSIWDGDKFIATWRTVTEHQRTADQYFVWLTTLMKAQNLDADISEVVVASSVPKVVFNLRVLCDRYFNCRPLVVGKPECKLPVAPRVDPGTKIGPDRLANVAGAFDRHGGNCVVVDFGTATNFDMVAEDGAYIGGIIAPGVNLSLEALHLGTAALPHVDITQPEKVIGTNTIACIQSGVFWGYTGLIQGLVNRIRDEYGKPLVVIGTGGLAPLFAQVSGLFDFIEDDLTSYGLTVIHKYNKG
- a CDS encoding DEAD/DEAH box helicase, which produces MAKFSDLNLNAKILKAIDEAGYETPTPIQDGAIPAALEGKDVLGIAQTGTGKTASFTLPMIHLLARGRARARMPRSLVLCPTRELAAQVAENFDTYSKHLKLTKALLIGGVSFKEQDILIDKGVDVLIATPGRLLDHFERGKLLLTGVQVMVVDEADRMLDMGFIPDIERIFGLTPFTRQTLFFSATMAPEIERITNTFLSAPTRVEVARQATASETIEQAVVMFKASRREREGSEKRAVLRALIESEGPKCTNAIVFCNRKTDVDICAKSLKKYGYDAEPIHGDLDQSQRTRTLDGFREGNIRILVASDVAARGLDVPSVSHVFNFDVPSHAEDYVHRIGRTGRAGRDGKAMMICAKRDEKNFDAIEKLIQKEIPRIENPNAQPDGAQTHSKPRRSKADSEAEKPKRTSEKAVPQNETTEKAPVETKDRNRSRRNQSHSALGMGDHMPSFIALSFEERRTN